One Megamonas hypermegale genomic window carries:
- a CDS encoding bifunctional heptose 7-phosphate kinase/heptose 1-phosphate adenyltransferase, with translation MKPDLIDFVDKFKGKRILIIGDMIADIYLEGDISRISREAPVLVLIEKEEKTVPGGAANVVNNVATLGGKAFAVGILGKDRGALNLKHTLEENGVNTDGMFCDQTRKTITKTRVIAGGRATVSQQVVRIDRECNTPISSAYEKEVLKYIEMIMPQIQGVVMSDYGSGTITPNIKELILKLSKEYDIPSIVDSRYAIFDFVGTDYVKQNDAELSNAVGYKIDSEEKLYEAAQDFLIKMQAKGILITRGEKGMTLFEKNGDVHNIPVSDKSEVFDVSGAGDTCVATFITALAAGALPSQAAEISNFASGIAVRKMGTATVSDEELINVLKK, from the coding sequence ATGAAGCCGGATTTGATTGATTTTGTTGATAAATTCAAAGGTAAACGCATTTTGATTATCGGTGATATGATTGCTGATATATATTTAGAGGGTGATATATCACGTATTTCACGTGAAGCACCTGTGCTTGTGCTTATTGAAAAAGAAGAAAAGACTGTACCAGGGGGAGCTGCTAATGTTGTAAATAATGTGGCTACACTTGGCGGTAAAGCTTTTGCTGTAGGTATTTTAGGAAAAGATAGAGGTGCTTTAAATTTAAAGCATACTTTAGAAGAAAATGGCGTGAATACAGATGGTATGTTTTGCGACCAAACGCGCAAGACTATCACAAAAACACGTGTAATTGCAGGGGGAAGAGCTACTGTAAGTCAGCAAGTAGTGCGCATTGATAGGGAATGTAATACACCGATATCTTCTGCATATGAAAAAGAAGTATTAAAATATATAGAAATGATTATGCCTCAAATTCAAGGGGTAGTTATGAGTGATTATGGTAGTGGTACTATCACCCCTAATATTAAAGAGCTTATTTTAAAATTAAGTAAAGAATATGATATTCCTTCAATAGTTGATTCGCGTTATGCAATATTTGATTTTGTAGGAACAGATTATGTGAAACAAAATGATGCGGAATTATCAAATGCTGTTGGTTATAAAATCGATAGTGAAGAAAAACTTTATGAAGCAGCGCAGGATTTTTTAATTAAAATGCAAGCAAAAGGTATTTTAATCACGCGTGGTGAAAAAGGCATGACTTTATTTGAAAAAAATGGAGATGTGCATAATATACCTGTATCCGATAAATCAGAAGTATTTGATGTATCAGGTGCTGGCGATACTTGTGTTGCGACTTTTATCACAGCACTAGCAGCAGGTGCTTTGCCATCGCAAGCTGCAGAAATATCTAATTTTGCTTCTGGTATTGCTGTGCGTAAAATGGGAACAGCAACCGTTTCTGATGAAGAATTAATAAATGTGCTAAAAAAATAA
- the rfaE2 gene encoding D-glycero-beta-D-manno-heptose 1-phosphate adenylyltransferase, with protein sequence MIVDVNDIEKFCEILHHSGKSIALTNGSFDLVHSGHVNYLNEAKKMADYLIVGVNSDKSVKQYKSDKRPIIPQNQRAFLIDNLKSVDYVVIFEETTADKLIEKVKPDFYIKGGDYTEETLPETATVKKFGGKIKFIKMTEGCSTTNIINKILDIYAK encoded by the coding sequence GTGATTGTTGATGTAAATGATATAGAAAAATTTTGTGAAATACTGCATCATAGTGGCAAAAGTATTGCACTTACAAATGGTTCATTTGATTTAGTTCATTCAGGTCATGTAAATTATCTAAATGAAGCAAAAAAAATGGCTGATTATCTTATTGTAGGGGTAAACAGTGATAAATCTGTAAAACAGTATAAATCGGATAAAAGACCGATAATACCGCAAAATCAACGAGCTTTTTTAATCGATAATTTAAAATCTGTTGATTATGTAGTGATATTTGAAGAAACAACAGCAGATAAGTTAATAGAAAAAGTTAAGCCAGATTTTTATATAAAAGGTGGCGACTATACAGAAGAAACGTTGCCAGAAACGGCTACTGTGAAAAAATTTGGCGGAAAAATTAAATTTATAAAGATGACAGAAGGTTGTTCTACGACAAATATCATAAATAAAATTTTAGATATATATGCAAAATAA
- the aroF gene encoding 3-deoxy-7-phosphoheptulonate synthase, whose translation MIIVMKPEATVEDLNAVKDKIKNSGLDYHLSQGSSRVIVGVIGDKKKIATLQMNSFSGVEKTVSITEKYKLVSREFKKEDSVIDIDGVKIGGGHFAVMAGPCSVESREQLLEAAKAVKACGAQFLRGGAFKPRTSPYDFQGLGVEGLKMMRSVADEVGLKVVTEIVNINDLDTICQYADMLQIGARNMQNFQLLKDVGFTKKPVLLKRGLSATISEWLNAAEYIASGGNYNIVLCERGIRTYETFTRNTLDLSAVAAVKELSHLPIIVDPSHGTGRWQMVRPMARAAVAAGADGLMIEVHPHPEVALSDGDQSLKPDNFKIVMDEVNQILKLMGKTL comes from the coding sequence ATGATTATTGTTATGAAACCAGAAGCTACAGTAGAAGATTTAAATGCTGTAAAAGATAAAATTAAAAATTCAGGACTTGATTACCATTTATCACAGGGTTCATCTAGAGTTATTGTCGGTGTAATAGGTGATAAAAAGAAAATTGCTACATTACAGATGAATTCTTTTTCCGGTGTAGAAAAAACTGTATCGATTACAGAAAAATATAAATTAGTTAGTCGTGAATTTAAAAAAGAAGATAGCGTAATTGATATTGATGGTGTGAAAATAGGTGGTGGCCATTTTGCTGTAATGGCAGGCCCTTGCTCTGTTGAAAGTCGTGAACAATTATTAGAAGCTGCTAAAGCTGTTAAAGCATGCGGTGCACAATTTTTACGTGGCGGTGCTTTTAAACCTCGTACATCTCCATATGATTTCCAGGGACTTGGCGTAGAAGGTTTAAAAATGATGCGTTCAGTAGCTGATGAAGTTGGTCTTAAAGTTGTCACAGAAATCGTTAATATCAATGATTTAGACACTATTTGCCAATATGCGGATATGTTGCAAATCGGTGCGCGCAATATGCAGAATTTCCAATTATTGAAAGATGTTGGTTTTACAAAAAAACCTGTACTTTTAAAACGTGGTCTTAGTGCAACTATCAGTGAATGGCTCAATGCAGCTGAATACATCGCTAGTGGTGGCAATTACAATATTGTATTGTGTGAACGCGGTATTAGAACGTATGAAACATTCACACGCAATACACTTGACTTAAGCGCTGTAGCTGCTGTAAAAGAATTATCTCATTTGCCAATTATCGTAGACCCAAGCCATGGAACAGGTCGCTGGCAGATGGTTCGTCCAATGGCTCGTGCAGCAGTGGCAGCAGGTGCAGATGGCCTCATGATTGAAGTTCATCCACATCCAGAAGTAGCACTCAGCGATGGTGACCAATCTTTAAAACCAGATAATTTTAAAATTGTAATGGATGAAGTTAATCAGATTTTGAAATTGATGGGGAAAACATTATGA